The Primulina eburnea isolate SZY01 chromosome 13, ASM2296580v1, whole genome shotgun sequence genome includes a region encoding these proteins:
- the LOC140810520 gene encoding polyubiquitin codes for MKIIIVMKDCEFSLDVAFQEPILEVKGKIQNYLGIPLSSQILSVCDWELIDGLDLSDYPLISEGTKIALFIKHIPPALEPNNNQIKVTVKFSTRKLEVSVDKYDTIKSLKEKIHIVDGTPIKRMTLFFCGSEMDDDFRNLSEYGIQECSEIIVFLKTMTRIMVEPPANILGVIIQTSSCLLNAAKIPVETSDASRVEEVRHMLLERRILPVDEYIFIHKQRIMREDCSLRWHGVENGDYIYVFKGSVTRSGGYGTI; via the coding sequence ATGAAGATCATCATTGTAATGAAAGACTGCGAATTTTCCTTAGATGTAGCATTTCAAGAACCAATTCTTGAAGTAAAAGGCAAGATACAAAACTATCTAGGCATCCCCTTGTCCTCACAAATCCTATCAGTTTGCGACTGGGAACTGATCGACGGCCTCGATTTATCCGATTATCCACTCATATCCGAAGGTACAAAAATTGCCCTTTTCATCAAACACATCCCGCCTGCCCTAGAGCCCAACAATAACCAAATCAAAGTCACCGTGAAATTCTCCACCCGAAAACTCGAAGTGTCAGTCGACAAATATGACACCATAAAGAGCTTAAAGGAAAAGATCCATATAGTTGATGGCACCCCTATAAAGAGGATGACGCTGTTCTTTTGTGGATCAGAGATGGACGACGATTTCCGAAATCTAAGCGAATATGGGATTCAAGAATGCTCAGAAATCATCGTGTTTTTAAAAACGATGACTCGAATCATGGTCGAGCCACCAGCAAATATCCTGGGGGTCATCATTCAAACATCGTCTTGCTTGTTGAATGCGGCCAAAATACCCGTTGAGACGAGCGATGCGAGCCGGGTCGAGGAGGTGAGGCACATGTTGTTGGAGAGGAGAATACTTCCGGTCGACGAGTATATATTTATACACAAACAGAGAATCATGCGTGAAGATTGTAGCCTTCGCTGGCATGGCGTTGAAAATGGGGACTACATTTACGTGTTTAAAGGTAGTGTGACACGGAGTGGTGGATATGGAAcaatttaa
- the LOC140809140 gene encoding cyclin-U1-1-like — MLTKPPAPPPQTGQNGASTPRVLTVLSYMLEKLVNRNDQLLHSHENSGSWLGKSLSPFHGVREPGIGLEKYIERIYKYTSCSPSCFVVGFVYIDRVLHKYPDSLLVSLNVHRLLLTSVLVASKILDDVHYNNAFYARVGGVSITELNRLEIELLFLLDFGVTVSSRVFESYCQHLEKEVVLWTGIAAVERPSTTNTSTSDVTEISVGDANISSSPSELVD, encoded by the exons ATGTTAACAAAACCCCCGGCGCCGCCACCGCAGACGGGCCAAAACGGGGCATCAACGCCGCGAGTGCTGACCGTTCTATCCTACATGCTCGAAAAGCTCGTGAACCGGAACGACCAACTCCTGCACAGCCACGAAAATAGTGGTTCGTGGTTAGGGAAAAGCTTGAGCCCCTTCCATGGCGTGAGAGAACCTGGAATTGGCCTTGAAAAATACATTGAGAGAATATACAAGTATACGAGCTGTAGCCCTTCTTGTTTCGTGGTTGGCTTCGTGTATATCGATCGGGTTCTGCATAAGTATCCGGACTCACTTCTGGTGTCACTCAATGTTCACCGGCTGCTGCTTACCAGTGTTTTGGTCGCTTCCAAGATTCTTGATGACGT GCACTACAACAATGCATTCTACGCCCGTGTTGGAGGAGTGAGCATCACAGAGCTGAACAGGCTGGAAATAGAGTTGCTTTTCCTGCTAGACTTCGGGGTTACGGTGAGCTCCAGGGTTTTCGAAAGCTACTGCCAGCACTTGGAGAAGGAGGTGGTGCTGTGGACTGGAATCGCCGCCGTTGAAAGGCCTTCGACTACCAACACCTCCACCTCCGACGTCACGGAGATTTCTGTCGGAGACGCAAATATTTCCTCGTCACCATCTGAGCTAGTTGACTAG